From Triticum urartu cultivar G1812 chromosome 2, Tu2.1, whole genome shotgun sequence, a single genomic window includes:
- the LOC125536770 gene encoding uncharacterized protein LOC125536770 has translation MPQDLTEPNHTRTRVVPTTHGKTSQATGLLLHRRRRRRRRSIRSSKSKMSFRAREIYKKVVRRVGGEGKLPAEVMDTVKNILPNSKVVMGRAKRGIFAGRHIQFGNKVSEDGGNKSRRNWKPNVQEKRLFSYIHDRHIRVKVTTHALRCIDKAGGIDEYLLKTPYNKMDTEMGIAWKAKIEKMYSELAGMEVGFFPPEKEAKIEQGFEEIRSAKREFRSESRRALGVAKQSQLEATKADDDETTEVVDTNEEASDVAEKS, from the exons ATGCCGCAAGATCTCACGGAGCCAAACCACACCCGCACCAGAGTCGTCCCCACCACGCACGGGAAAACCTCGCAGGCAaccggcctcctcctccaccgccgccgccgccgccgccgtcgaagCATCAGAAGCAGCAAGAGTAAGATGTCGTTCCGGGCGCGGGAGATTTACAAGAAGGTGGTGCGCCGCGTGGGCGGGGAGGGGAAGCTGCCGGCGGAGGTGATGGACACAGTGAAGAACATACTCCCGAATAGCAAGGTCGTCATGGGCCGGGCCAAGCGCGGCATCTTCGCCGGCCGCCACATCCAGTTCGGCAACAAGGTCTCCGAGGACGGCGGCAACAA GTCAAGGCGAAACTGGAAGCCAAACGTTCAGGAGAAACGTCTTTTCAGTTATATTCATGACCGACACATTAGAGTCAAAGTAACCACTCATGCACTGCGGTGCATTGACAAAGCTGGTGGGATCGATGAATACCTCCTGAAGACACCTTACAACAAAATGGATACTGAGATGGGAATAGCCTGGAAGGCAAAGATTGAGAAGATGTATTCAGAGCTAGCTGGGATGGAAGTTGGCTTCTTCCCTCCTGAGAAAGAGGCTAAGATAGAGCAGGGTTTCGAGGAGATTCGATCGGCCAAGAGAGAGTTCCGCAGCGAATCAAGAAGGGCTTTGGGTGTGGCAAAGCAGAGTCAGCTAGAAGCAACTAAAGCTGATGATGACGAAACAACTGAAGTCGTGGATACAAATGAAGAGGCGTCTGATGTCGCAGAGAAGTCTTAG
- the LOC125536772 gene encoding beta-amylase Tri a 17, which yields MAGNMLANYVQVYVMLPLDVVSVDNKFEKGDETRAQLKKLTEAGVDGVMIDVWWGLVEGKGPKAYDWSAYKQVFDLVHEAGLKLQAIMSFHQCGGNVGDIVNIPIPQWVRDVGATDPDIFYTNRGGTRNIEYLTLGVDDQPLFHGRTAVQMYADYMTSFRENMKKFLDAGTIVDIEVGLGPAGEMRYPSYPQSQGWVFPGVGEFICYDKYLEADFKAAAAKAGHPEWELPDDAGEYNDTPEKTQFFKDNGTYLTEKGKFFLSWYSNKLIKHGDKVLDEANKVFLGCRVQLAIKISGIHWWYRVPNHAAELTAGYYNLDDRDGYRTIARMLTRHHASMNFTCAEMRDSEQSEEAKSAPEELVQQVLSAGWREGLHVACENALGRFDATAYNTILRNARPKGINKNGPPEHKLFGFTYLRLSNELLEGQNYATFQTFVEKMHANLGHDPSVDPVAPLERSKPEMPIEMILKAAQPKLEPFPFDKNTDLPVKDHTDVGDEVLLAPV from the exons ATGGCTGGGAACATGCTAGCCAACTATGTCCAAGTCTACGTTATGCTGCCG CTGGACGTCGTGAGCGTCGACAACAAGTTCGAGAAGGGCGATGAGACCAGGGCGCAGCTGAAGAAGCTGACGGAGGCCGGCGTGGACGGCGTCATGATAGACGTCTGGTGGGGGCTGGTGGAGGGCAAGGGCCCCAAGGCGTACGACTGGAGCGCCTACAAGCAGGTCTTCGACCTGGTGCACGAGGCCGGGCTCAAGCTGCAGGCCATCATGTCGTTCCACCAGTGCGGTGGCAACGTCGGCGACATCGTCAACATCCCCATCCCACAGTGGGTGCGCGACGTCGGCGCCACCGACCCGGACATTTTCTACACCAACCGCGGCGGGACGAGGAACATCGAGTACCTCACCCTTGGAGTGGATGACCAGCCTCTCTTCCATGGAAGAACAGCCGTCCAG ATGTATGCTGATTACATGACGAGCTTCAGGGAAAACATGAAAAAGTTCTTGGATGCCGGTACCATCGTGGACATTGAAGTGGGACTTGGCCCGGCTGGAGAGATGAGGTACCCATCCTATCCTCAGAGCCAGGGATGGGTCTTCCCGGGCGTCGGAGAATTCATC TGTTATGACAAGTACCTGGAAGCAGACTTCAAAGCAGCAGCGGCAAAGGCTGGCCATCCTGAGTGGGAATTGCCAGACGATGCTGGAGAGTACAACGACACTCCCGAGAAAACCCAATTCTTCAAGGACAACGGAACATACCTCACCGAGAAGGGGAAGTTTTTCCTGTCATGGTACTCCAACAAACTGATCAAGCACGGTGACAAGGTCTTGGACGAAGCAAACAAGGTCTTCTTGGGATGCAGGGTGCAGCTGGCAATAAAA ATCTCTGGCATTCACTGGTGGTACAGGGTTCCAAACCATGCAGCCGAGCTCACAGCCGGGTACTACAACTTAGATGACAGAGACGGCTACAGAACCATAGCACGCATGCTCACAAGGCATCATGCTAGCATGAACTTCACTTGTGCAGAGATGAGGGACTCGGAGCAAAGCGAAGAGGCGAAGAGCGCACCAGAAGAACTAGTCCAACAG GTGCTGAGTGCTGGATGGAGAGAGGGTTTACATGTGGCGTGCGAAAACGCACTCGGTCGATTTGATGCCACTGCTTACAACACAATACTCAGGAACGCGAGACCGAAAGGCATCAACAAGAATGGCCCTCCTGAGCACAAACTGTTTGGGTTCACCTACCTCCGGTTATCGAATGAGCTACTGGAGGGACAGAACTATGCCACTTTCCAAACTTTTGTTGAGAAAATGCATGCTAACCTG GGTCATGACCCAAGTGTTGATCCAGTGGCGCCTTTGGAAAGATCAAAGCCAGAAATGCCAATTGAAATGATCCTGAAAGCAGCGCAGCCAAAACTGGAGCCATTCCCCTTTGATAAGAACACCGACCTGCCAGTTAAAGATCACACTGATGTCGGGGATGAGGTGCTCCTTGCCCCTGTGTAG
- the LOC125536771 gene encoding oxygen-evolving enhancer protein 3, chloroplastic-like: MAQTMASMTGLSQGVRLPGPAGRRASRFTVRASSAEAEAAGRRAVLGLMASGVVGSAFAQVVHAGTVAAIKVGPPPPLSGGLPGTDNSDEARDFDLPLKNRFYLQPLPPAEAAVRAKESAQDILNLKPLIDKKQWPYVMNDLRLRASYLRYDLKTVISSKTTKEEKKDLKDLTGKLFATLDGLDHAAKIKSPTEAEKYYGETKTVLSDVLAKLG, from the exons ATGGCGCAAACCATGGCGTCCATGACCGGCCTGTCGCAGGGCGTGCGTCTCCCAGGCCCGGCCGGCAGGCGCGCCAGCAGGTTCACCGTGAGGGCGTCGTCggcggaggccgaggccgccgGTCGCCGCGCGGTCCTTGGCCTCATGGCCAGCGGAGTCGTCGGGAGCGCGTTCGCTCAGGTGGTGCACGCCGGCACCGTCGCGGCCATCAAGGTTGGCCCCCCGCCGCCGCTCTCCGGTGGACTCC CCGGAACGGACAACTCGGACGAGGCAAGGGACTTCGACCTGCCCCTGAAGAACCGGTTCTACCTGCAGCCGCTGCCaccggcggaggcggcggtgcgGGCCAAGGAGTCGGCCCAGGACATCCTCAACCTCAAGCCGCTCATCGACAAGAAGCAATGGCCGTACGTCATGAACGACCTCCGCCTCAGGGCCTCCTACCTGCGCTACGACCTCAAGACCGTCATCTCCTCCAAGACCACCAAGGAGGAGAAGAAGGACCTCAAGGACCTCACCGGCAAGCTCTTCGCCACCCTCGACGGG CTTGACCATGCAGCCAAGATCAAGAGCCCCACCGAGGCCGAGAAGTACTACGGCGAGACCAAGACTGTTCTCAGCGATGTCCTCGCCAAGCTAGGCTAG